Genomic DNA from Acidisoma sp. PAMC 29798:
AGCGGCGATAGCGTTCTGATCGGCGGCGCAGGGGCAAGCACCCTGGTGGGTGGCGGCGGTACTGGCAGCACCACCTTGGTTGCTGGCGCCGGAACCACCACCGCTTATGCCGTGGGTGCTGGCAACACGACCCTGATCGGGGGCTCCGGTGATAGCCAGCTCGTCGGCGTCACGGGAACCGGCAATGAGCTTCTCGCGACGGACCCCAATGGTGTCGGCGGCAATGTTCATATGGATTTGAATGATGCCAGCGACACGGTGCTCGGCGGCGGCGGCGCATCCACCGTCTTCGGCGGGCAAGGGTACGACGTCTACGCCTTCATCAATGGCCATGCCGGTGGCACTGCCGACATTTACGGCTTCAAGCCCACCGACATCATGGTCTTCGGGGGATACGCTGGAAACGCGATTGCCTCGGAAAACGTCGTGCAGGGCGCCGATGTTTTGGTGCTGACGGATGGCACGGTGGTGACGATCGAAGGTTACGATCATACAATCTTCAAATAACGCAGTCCGCTCGGCGATCCGAAGACGGGCTCCATTATGGCGGAGAGCTGTCGGCTCAGACCGCAGGGCGCCTGAAGGCCAGGCTGCCGAGACAGACCCAGCCAGCCATGACCAGGAAGCCGCCGGTCGGCGCCACGCCAGGCAGTTCGATCCCCGCCAAGGCGATGCTGTAGACGGCGCCACAAAACAGGATCGTGCCCAGGGCGAAACCGATACCGGCAAGCGTCACGCCACGTGCGGGACTAATCCGAGCCAGGATGCCGCAGCCGATGAGCGCCAAGGCGTGCCACATCTGCATCTCGATGGCCGTATGCACCAGCGCAAGCGCCGTGGATGACAGCCGGCCCGGCAGCGCATGGGCGGCAAGGGCCGCCATCATCACGCCGATCAGGCCGAATACGGCGCCCAGGCCGAGCCAAAGACGGTCCATTGTCACGCACTCCTCATACTCCGAACAGCGACTTGCCGCCGTCTGTTCCGCCCGCTATATGCCGCCCCTCGGTCGGCAACGACATTCATGGTTACGGGACGTAGCACAGCCTGGTAGTGCGCCTGCTTCGGGAGCAGGAGGCCGGAGGTTCGAATCCTCTCGTCCCGACCAGATTCCGCGCAAGATCCTTATCGCGCCGCCGAATCGGGTCTAGAAGGGTCGCCGTCCCTGGAAGCAGGAGGTT
This window encodes:
- a CDS encoding DUF423 domain-containing protein, translated to MDRLWLGLGAVFGLIGVMMAALAAHALPGRLSSTALALVHTAIEMQMWHALALIGCGILARISPARGVTLAGIGFALGTILFCGAVYSIALAGIELPGVAPTGGFLVMAGWVCLGSLAFRRPAV